From Drosophila nasuta strain 15112-1781.00 chromosome X, ASM2355853v1, whole genome shotgun sequence, one genomic window encodes:
- the LOC132795438 gene encoding RNA-binding protein pno1, whose amino-acid sequence MEVENIQTDVFVAPKKAQKRSANTDDVEMTVVDAATGIEGAKKRTGTGAKRIRSELRKVSVPPHRYSSLKEQWMKIFTPVVEHMKLQIRFNMKARQVELRIGPETPDISNLQKGADFVKAFLCGFEVDDALALLRLEDLFVETFEIKDVKTLRGDHQSRAIGRLAGKGGRIKFTIENVTKTRIVLADSKIHILGSYQNIQLARRAICNLILGSPPSKVYGNLRAVATRLSERM is encoded by the coding sequence ATGGAGGTGGAAAACATACAAACCGATGTCTTTGTGGCCCCAAAGAAAGCACAAAAACGTAGCGCCAACACAGACGATGTCGAAATGACTGTCGTGGACGCCGCCACTGGCATCGAAGGCGCTAAGAAACGCACTGGAACTGGTGCAAAACGCATCCGCAGTGAATTGCGGAAAGTGTCGGTGCCGCCGCACAGATATTCATCGCTCAAGGAACAATGGATGAAGATCTTCACGCCCGTGGTGGAACACATGAAACTGCAGATACGCTTCAACATGAAGGCACGTCAAGTGGAGCTGCGCATTGGCCCCGAGACTCCCGATATTTCCAATCTGCAGAAGGGCGCCGACTTTGTCAAGGCCTTCCTCTGCGGCTTTGAGGTGGACGATGCACTGGCCCTGCTGCGACTTGAGGATCTGTTTGTCGAGACGTTCGAGATTAAGGATGTGAAGACGCTGCGCGGTGATCATCAGTCGCGCGCCATTGGCCGCTTGGCTGGCAAGGGAGGACGCATCAAGTTCACCATCGAGAATGTGACCAAGACCCGCATTGTGCTCGCGGACAGCAAAATCCACATACTGGGCAGCTATCAGAACATTCAACTCGCCCGTCGCGCCATCTGCAACCTGATCCTTGGCTCCCCGCCCAGCAAAGTCTATGGCAATCTGCGTGCAGTCGCAACGCGTCTCTCCGAGCGCATGTAG
- the LOC132795437 gene encoding syntaxin-16 has translation MTSRNLTEVFIIMRNNASKNRNHYDDHRRGSDSERLLKHSVREAEEGLEMQDDYGTPPVWLDKFEEAQYTMSKIKPKLDELGSLHARHLLRPTFDDQRDDECEIEVLSQIVAKLIASTHRHIQCVRSSLGVGSKVEQRLTANAVECALLQLQDLTVKFRNSQNAYLLQLNSREERSQKYFDNNEFTNVELGNDELGNFADSFADNFLDSAATGGGGGGGGGTATNAYLFEEDEHEIDDHFKKPLAQRMTQQQLLLFEEENTRLAQHREQEVTKIVKSIYDLNDIFKDLGHMVHEQGTIMDRIDYNVEQTQTRVSEGLRQLQRAEMYQRKNRKMCIILVLAAVTFLMLLLLIFTKL, from the exons ATGACGTCGCGCAATCTCACCGAGGTGTTTATCATCATGCGCAACAATGCCAGCAAAAATCGCAATCATTATGACGATCATCGG CGTGGCAGCGACTCGGAGCGTTTGCTCAAGCATTCCGTGCGCGAAGCGGAGGAGGGTCTGGAAATGCAGGATGATTACGGCACACCGCCTGTGTGGCTCGACAAATTCGAGGAGGCGCAATACACAATGTCCAA AATCAAGCCGAAGTTGGACGAACTGGGATCGCTGCATGCCCGGCATCTGTTGCGTCCCACCTTCGATGATCAGCGCGACGATGAGTGTGAGATCGAGGTATTGAGTCAGATTGTGGCCAAACTGATTGCGAGCACCCATCGCCACATACAGTGTGTGCGCTCTAGCCTCGGTGTGGGCAGCAAGGTGGAGCAACGTCTCACCGCCAATGCGGTGGAGTGTGCGCTGCTCCAGCTGCAGGATTTGACGGTCAAGTTTCGCAACAGCCAGAACGCGTATCTGCTGCAATTGAATTCGCGCGAGGAACGCTCTCAGAAGTACTTTGACAACAATGAGTTCACCAACGTGGAGTTGGGCAACGATGAGCTGGGAAATTTCGCTGACAGCTTTGCAGATAACTTTTTGGATTCAGCGGCAAcaggtggcggcggcggcggcggtggaggAACCGCTACAAATGCTTATTTGTTCGAGGAGGATGAGCATGAGATCGATGATCATTTCAAGAAGCCGCTGGCGCAACGCAtgacacaacaacagctactACTCTTCGAGGAGGAGAACACACGGCTAGCGCAGCATCGGGAGCAGGAGGTGACAAAGATTGTCAAATCGATATACGATCTCAACGACATCTTCAAGGATTTGGGGCATATGGTGCATGAACAGGGCACGATAATGGATCGCATCGATTACAATGTCGAACAGACGCAGACGCGTGTCTCCGAGGGATTGCGACAGCTGCAGCGGGCCGAGATGTATCAGCGCAAGAATCGCAAAATGTGCATCATTCTCGTCCTCGCCGCTGTCACGTTTctcatgctgctgctgctcatctTCACCAAGCTGTAG